The following proteins come from a genomic window of Paenibacillus spongiae:
- a CDS encoding patatin-like phospholipase family protein codes for MTSINAVFEGGGVKGISLVGAVCATEERGVSFHRLAGTSSGSIIAALLAAGYSAMEMKEIIESTPFRAFLKRGGLYRINVIGPAIRVFVKRGLYSGEALTLWITRLLEEKGVRTFADLPKDKLRIVASDITNGKLLVLPNDMRNYGLDPMRMSVAAAVRMSTSIPYFFDPVRIRMNERSMLDNGKKNVWAYIVDGGLLSNFPLWMFDTEQRGANQQIPTVGYQMVGKNETEPRIIRGPVSMFQAMFETMLQAHDERYIEKQNRYRTVKIPTLGVRTTDFQLSKEESDALYCSGYEAAREFFDAPDCIAFKSNQ; via the coding sequence ATGACGAGTATAAATGCGGTGTTTGAGGGCGGAGGAGTGAAAGGCATATCGCTGGTAGGCGCAGTTTGCGCGACAGAAGAGAGGGGAGTTTCGTTTCACCGGCTTGCAGGCACGTCTTCCGGCTCGATTATTGCAGCTTTGCTTGCCGCTGGATACAGCGCGATGGAGATGAAGGAAATCATCGAATCGACTCCCTTCCGTGCTTTCCTTAAGCGCGGAGGGCTCTATCGCATCAATGTGATCGGCCCGGCGATCCGCGTGTTCGTCAAGCGGGGCTTGTACAGCGGAGAGGCGTTGACGCTCTGGATTACGCGCCTGCTCGAAGAGAAAGGGGTGCGTACTTTTGCCGATTTGCCAAAGGATAAGCTACGCATCGTGGCATCCGATATTACGAACGGCAAGCTGCTCGTTCTGCCCAATGATATGCGGAATTACGGGCTTGACCCCATGCGCATGTCGGTGGCGGCCGCGGTCCGCATGAGCACGAGCATCCCTTATTTTTTCGATCCTGTCCGGATCCGGATGAATGAACGAAGCATGCTGGATAACGGGAAAAAGAATGTATGGGCGTATATTGTCGACGGCGGATTATTAAGCAACTTTCCGCTATGGATGTTCGATACCGAGCAGCGCGGCGCGAATCAGCAGATCCCGACCGTCGGGTATCAGATGGTAGGAAAAAACGAAACCGAACCCCGCATTATACGAGGTCCGGTTTCGATGTTTCAAGCGATGTTCGAAACGATGCTTCAGGCGCATGATGAACGCTATATCGAGAAGCAGAACAGGTACCGCACGGTGAAAATTCCGACCCTTGGCGTTCGTACGACGGATTTCCAACTCTCCAAAGAGGAGAGCGACGCGCTGTATTGTTCCGGCTATGAGGCAGCTCGCGAATTCTTCGACGCGCCTGACTGCATTGCGTTCAAATCCAATCAGTGA